The Meles meles chromosome 6, mMelMel3.1 paternal haplotype, whole genome shotgun sequence genome has a window encoding:
- the CTXND1 gene encoding cortexin domain-containing 1, with protein sequence MEEPTPEPVYVDVDKGLTLACFVFLCLFLVVMIIRCAKVIVDPYSAIPTSTWEEQHLDD encoded by the coding sequence ATGGAGGAGCCCACACCCGAGCCCGTCTACGTGGACGTGGACAAGGGGCTGACCCTGGCCTGCTTcgtcttcctctgcctcttcctcgtGGTGATGATCATCCGCTGCGCCAAGGTCATCGTGGACCCTTACAGCGCCATCCCCACCTCcacctgggaggagcagcaccTGGACGACTGA